From one Methylomonas paludis genomic stretch:
- the acpP gene encoding acyl carrier protein: MSNIEERVKKIVGEQLGVKEEIANDASFVDDLGADSLDTVELVMALEEEFECEIPDEEAEKITTVQLAIDYINANLQ, translated from the coding sequence ATGAGTAATATCGAAGAACGAGTAAAAAAGATTGTCGGAGAGCAACTAGGCGTGAAGGAAGAAATCGCAAACGATGCGTCTTTTGTTGACGATCTTGGTGCTGATTCTTTAGACACAGTCGAACTCGTCATGGCGCTGGAAGAAGAATTTGAATGTGAAATTCCAGATGAAGAAGCCGAGAAAATCACCACGGTGCAACTGGCTATTGATTATATCAACGCCAATTTGCAATAA
- a CDS encoding TatD family hydrolase: MFIDSHCHLDRIDLSRYQNDFDLFVQDAGHQQIEHMLCISIDLERYPAMHELVAAYPQISLSVGVHPTVTDGQEPSQADLLALAADSKVIAIGETGLDYFHNQGDLAWQHQRFINHIEVAKTLRKPLIIHTRDAGQDSLQVLAAHGADRVGGIIHCFTEDWAYAEKALELNFYISFSGIVTFKNAHAIKEVAQKVPADRFLIETDSPYLAPTPFRGKPNYPVYVRYVAEAIAELRGISVAEVAALSTANFRRLFAEHL; encoded by the coding sequence ATGTTTATTGACTCTCATTGCCATCTCGACCGCATCGACCTAAGCCGCTATCAGAATGATTTCGATTTATTTGTCCAGGATGCCGGCCATCAGCAAATTGAGCACATGCTCTGCATCAGTATTGACCTGGAACGCTATCCGGCTATGCACGAACTGGTGGCGGCTTATCCGCAGATTTCCCTGTCGGTGGGTGTGCATCCTACTGTTACTGATGGTCAGGAGCCCAGTCAGGCCGATTTACTGGCGCTGGCCGCTGATTCTAAAGTGATTGCCATCGGTGAAACCGGATTGGATTATTTTCATAATCAAGGGGATTTGGCTTGGCAACATCAGCGTTTTATCAATCATATAGAAGTTGCCAAAACGTTACGCAAGCCGCTGATTATTCATACCCGTGATGCCGGTCAGGATTCATTGCAAGTGCTGGCAGCCCACGGGGCTGATCGGGTTGGTGGTATTATTCACTGTTTTACCGAAGACTGGGCCTATGCCGAAAAAGCGTTGGAGTTGAATTTTTATATCTCGTTTTCCGGCATAGTGACATTTAAAAATGCCCATGCCATCAAGGAAGTTGCCCAAAAAGTCCCGGCTGACCGGTTTTTGATAGAAACCGATTCCCCGTATCTGGCTCCCACGCCATTTCGTGGCAAACCCAATTATCCGGTATATGTGCGTTATGTAGCGGAAGCCATTGCCGAGTTGCGGGGTATTAGCGTGGCCGAAGTAGCGGCATTAAGCACTGCCAATTTCCGCCGTTTGTTTGCAGAGCATTTGTAA
- a CDS encoding PEP-CTERM sorting domain-containing protein — protein MQFVNKFPARTAIAAAMLSLGYANGAMADAFTAGNLIVSRTVYTGDASTVTIGQTLPGGGTAIADGSFPNVFKNETPDASFGVTSPIYLDQITTSGTVVSSLALDSSKINTSFASKSELALNVSTDGKSVSFMGYAAPANALDVSNSNTAAVVDASNPVKSTSAREIASVDLSTGNVSLTQVNAYSGNNGRAAIQANGQYYMVGNAGNGSGNGTVLSQLSDNTGVQSIAVGSSGNTTAIGATQGTFGSSTGYQHGFSLAQVPNPANPGANYAADKTGKDDNFRSETIFDNTLFVTKGSGSNGVNTVYQVGATGALANGGSIPANASISILPGFNALSEKVAEAPATLTATPHPFGLWFANSTTLFVADEGDGVRLGVAGKVTTYAGLEEWKLISGTWTDVQTFQKGLLDQPATTPTGLSWQVQEDGLRNITGQVNADGSFTIYGTTSTVSNETTHDLGADPNQIVAITIAGDSTAANTSFSVLETAAAGQRFGGVALAPTAAAVPVPGSVWLLGSGLLGLFGAARKRKNV, from the coding sequence ATGCAGTTTGTTAACAAATTTCCCGCCAGAACCGCTATTGCGGCGGCGATGTTGTCATTAGGCTATGCCAACGGTGCAATGGCGGATGCCTTTACCGCTGGTAACCTGATCGTTTCCCGCACTGTTTACACTGGCGACGCTTCAACCGTGACGATTGGTCAAACTCTGCCTGGCGGTGGGACTGCCATTGCTGACGGTTCTTTTCCGAATGTGTTTAAAAATGAAACACCGGATGCCTCATTCGGCGTTACTTCACCAATTTATCTGGATCAAATCACCACCAGCGGTACAGTTGTCAGCTCACTGGCACTGGACTCAAGCAAAATCAACACCAGCTTTGCTTCCAAATCCGAACTGGCTTTGAACGTATCTACTGACGGCAAATCGGTTAGTTTCATGGGTTATGCCGCCCCGGCCAACGCTTTGGACGTTTCCAATTCCAACACTGCAGCGGTAGTGGATGCCTCTAACCCGGTAAAATCGACTTCTGCCCGTGAAATTGCCAGCGTAGATTTAAGCACCGGCAATGTGTCGCTGACCCAGGTCAATGCATACAGCGGCAATAATGGCCGTGCTGCCATCCAGGCCAACGGTCAATATTATATGGTGGGTAACGCCGGCAACGGCAGCGGTAACGGTACCGTGTTAAGCCAATTAAGTGACAACACCGGCGTGCAATCCATCGCAGTCGGCAGTTCCGGCAACACCACTGCGATTGGTGCAACCCAAGGCACGTTTGGCAGCTCTACCGGCTATCAACATGGCTTCTCACTGGCGCAAGTACCTAATCCGGCTAATCCCGGCGCTAACTATGCCGCAGACAAAACCGGCAAAGACGACAATTTCCGCAGCGAGACCATATTCGACAACACCTTGTTTGTCACCAAAGGCAGCGGCAGCAATGGTGTGAATACGGTTTATCAGGTAGGCGCTACCGGCGCTCTGGCTAATGGCGGCAGTATTCCTGCAAATGCCAGCATCAGCATTCTGCCTGGTTTTAATGCTTTATCTGAAAAAGTGGCGGAAGCGCCTGCTACTCTGACCGCAACTCCACACCCATTCGGTCTGTGGTTTGCCAATTCGACTACCTTGTTTGTGGCTGATGAAGGCGATGGCGTACGTTTAGGCGTAGCCGGCAAAGTCACTACTTATGCCGGCCTGGAAGAATGGAAACTGATCAGCGGCACATGGACCGATGTCCAAACTTTTCAGAAAGGTCTGCTTGATCAGCCTGCCACAACTCCAACCGGCTTAAGCTGGCAGGTACAGGAAGACGGCCTGCGCAATATTACCGGCCAGGTTAATGCCGATGGCAGCTTTACCATTTACGGTACTACCTCTACTGTCAGTAATGAAACCACTCATGACCTGGGTGCCGATCCTAATCAAATTGTGGCTATTACCATAGCCGGCGATTCCACAGCAGCAAATACCTCTTTTAGCGTATTGGAAACTGCCGCTGCCGGCCAGCGTTTTGGTGGGGTCGCTTTGGCTCCTACCGCTGCCGCTGTGCCGGTTCCAGGCAGTGTCTGGCTGTTAGGCAGCGGCCTGCTGGGCTTATTTGGTGCTGCACGTAAACGCAAAAACGTCTAA
- the pabC gene encoding aminodeoxychorismate lyase, translating to MFLINGERRQTVDAADRGFQYGDGLFETLAVSQGRLQFLQQHLKRLALGCAKLLLPEPDLQLLAAEAQQLAAQAEQGVVKIIITRGSGGRGYRQPGVISTTRVLGLYPYPNYPADYQQHGVVVRLCQQRVSGTAALAGVKHLNRLEQILARAEWQDEAIQEGLMLDNSGAVVEGTMSNLFVLKQGTLCTPALTNCGVAGIIREIVMNLAAQQHIPVLETVLPPQALFQADEIFLTNSVIGIWPVRQLEQQSFPVGAVTRVLQNQFKALCHPAA from the coding sequence ATGTTTTTAATTAACGGCGAGCGCAGGCAGACTGTCGATGCGGCTGATCGGGGTTTTCAGTACGGCGATGGTTTGTTTGAAACCCTGGCCGTCAGCCAGGGCCGGCTACAATTTCTGCAACAACATTTAAAGCGTTTGGCTTTGGGCTGTGCAAAATTGCTGTTGCCGGAGCCTGATTTACAGCTGCTGGCTGCCGAGGCCCAACAATTGGCGGCCCAGGCTGAACAGGGGGTAGTGAAAATCATCATTACTCGTGGCAGCGGTGGCCGAGGCTATCGTCAGCCAGGTGTCATTTCCACTACCCGTGTTCTGGGTCTATATCCTTATCCAAATTATCCGGCTGATTATCAGCAACACGGCGTGGTGGTGCGGCTTTGTCAGCAGCGGGTGTCTGGAACTGCCGCACTGGCGGGCGTTAAACACCTGAATCGGTTGGAACAAATTCTAGCCAGGGCCGAGTGGCAGGATGAGGCTATTCAGGAAGGCTTGATGCTGGATAATAGCGGAGCAGTGGTCGAGGGCACCATGAGCAATCTATTTGTGCTGAAACAGGGTACACTGTGCACCCCGGCTCTGACCAACTGTGGAGTTGCCGGTATTATCAGAGAAATTGTGATGAACTTGGCCGCTCAACAACACATACCGGTGCTGGAAACGGTATTGCCGCCCCAGGCATTATTCCAGGCTGATGAAATTTTCCTGACCAATTCCGTGATCGGCATTTGGCCGGTACGGCAACTTGAGCAGCAGTCTTTCCCGGTGGGTGCTGTTACCCGTGTTTTGCAAAACCAGTTCAAAGCCTTATGTCACCCCGCAGCCTGA
- the tmk gene encoding dTMP kinase encodes MKRGRFISLEGGEGVGKSTNLLFIRELLEQQGIDLLVTREPGGTPLAEKIRQLLLEHTEETLTDQAELLLVFAARAQHIQHVILPALQCGQWVLCDRFIDATYAYQGGGRQLDQHTIAWLENTVLNGLVPDLTLLLDAPVETGLQRAQVRGELDRFELEELAFFQRVRQAYLLRAAQHAERFRIIQACRSLPEVQQQIRVALASLLPKYSE; translated from the coding sequence ATGAAGCGGGGCCGTTTTATTAGTCTGGAAGGCGGCGAGGGCGTGGGTAAATCCACCAATTTGCTGTTTATCCGGGAATTGCTGGAACAACAGGGTATAGATTTGCTGGTAACCCGTGAGCCTGGTGGAACACCGTTGGCGGAAAAAATCCGCCAATTGCTGCTGGAGCACACCGAGGAAACGTTGACCGATCAGGCTGAGTTATTACTGGTATTTGCGGCCCGCGCCCAGCATATCCAGCATGTGATTTTACCGGCTTTGCAGTGCGGTCAATGGGTATTGTGCGATCGCTTTATCGATGCCACTTATGCCTATCAGGGCGGTGGTCGGCAATTGGATCAGCACACGATAGCCTGGCTGGAAAACACCGTGCTGAACGGCTTGGTTCCAGATTTGACGCTGTTGCTGGATGCCCCGGTGGAAACCGGTTTACAGCGTGCTCAAGTGCGTGGTGAACTGGACAGGTTTGAATTGGAAGAACTGGCGTTTTTCCAGCGGGTCAGACAGGCTTATCTGCTCCGTGCTGCCCAGCATGCTGAGCGTTTTAGAATCATCCAGGCCTGCCGGTCATTGCCGGAAGTACAGCAACAAATCAGGGTAGCTTTAGCATCTTTATTGCCTAAATACTCTGAATGA
- the fabF gene encoding beta-ketoacyl-ACP synthase II — MSTRRVVITGLGAVTPLANNVADTWDGIINGRSGISSIDSFDISSFATTFGGVIRNFNIGDYIAEKDAKRMDGFMHYGIAAGCQAFEDSGIEVTEQNAERIGVAIGAGIGGVTGIEECHATFTNGGARKISPFFVPGNIINMISGNLSIKYGLKGPNFAIVTACATGTHNIGDAARLIKYGDADVMVAGGAERCTTSPTAMGGFAAAKALSRRNSDPQAASRPWDKDRDGFVLSDGAGVVVLEELEHAKARGAKIYAEVVGYGMSGDAYHITSPAPGGEGAARCIRNALRDAHLNPEDVDYINAHGTSTPAGDLGETYAMKLAFGAHAYKLAISSTKSMIGHLLGAAGGIEAVFSALSLQHQIAPPTINLDNPSEGCDLDYVPNIARDMKMDIAISNSFGFGGTNGTLVFKRYV; from the coding sequence GTGAGCACACGTCGAGTTGTAATAACCGGCTTAGGGGCTGTTACGCCCTTGGCCAATAATGTAGCCGATACCTGGGATGGGATAATCAACGGCAGAAGTGGTATTAGTTCCATTGATTCTTTTGATATTTCCAGTTTTGCCACAACGTTTGGCGGTGTCATCAGAAATTTTAATATTGGCGACTATATCGCCGAAAAAGATGCCAAACGTATGGATGGCTTCATGCATTATGGTATTGCCGCCGGCTGCCAGGCTTTTGAAGACTCCGGTATTGAAGTGACTGAACAGAACGCCGAGCGTATTGGTGTGGCGATTGGTGCCGGCATCGGTGGTGTCACCGGTATTGAAGAATGCCATGCCACCTTTACCAATGGTGGTGCGCGGAAAATTTCGCCATTCTTTGTACCCGGTAATATCATAAATATGATTTCCGGTAATCTATCCATTAAATATGGATTGAAAGGCCCCAATTTTGCCATCGTTACGGCTTGCGCGACCGGTACCCATAATATTGGCGATGCTGCGCGTTTAATCAAATACGGCGATGCAGATGTCATGGTAGCCGGCGGTGCCGAGCGCTGCACCACTTCGCCGACTGCGATGGGCGGCTTTGCTGCGGCTAAGGCTCTGTCCAGACGTAATAGCGATCCTCAGGCTGCCAGTCGGCCTTGGGATAAAGACCGCGATGGTTTTGTGTTAAGCGATGGTGCCGGTGTGGTGGTTTTGGAAGAACTGGAACATGCCAAAGCCCGTGGTGCAAAAATCTACGCAGAAGTCGTGGGTTATGGCATGAGCGGTGACGCTTACCATATCACCTCACCGGCTCCTGGTGGTGAAGGCGCGGCGCGTTGCATCCGAAATGCCTTGCGGGATGCCCATCTCAATCCGGAAGATGTGGATTACATCAATGCCCACGGTACTTCAACCCCGGCCGGCGATTTGGGCGAAACCTATGCCATGAAATTGGCTTTTGGTGCACATGCTTATAAATTGGCGATTAGCTCCACCAAATCCATGATCGGTCACCTGTTAGGTGCAGCCGGCGGAATTGAGGCTGTGTTCAGCGCTTTATCGCTGCAGCACCAAATTGCTCCGCCTACCATTAATCTGGACAATCCGAGTGAGGGATGTGATCTGGATTATGTACCGAATATCGCCCGAGATATGAAGATGGATATTGCTATCTCCAATTCATTCGGGTTTGGCGGTACCAACGGTACGTTGGTATTCAAACGTTACGTATAG
- a CDS encoding methyltransferase: protein METCLEVPQGSYQLQRLPLRKLELLQAWDAADCYLLEHLAGAAPPLNTSIVILNDSFGALGVALHDYSPLASSDSYLSQQSSRHNLVLNGLAAEQLTLLSSLETPAGEIDYLLIKVPKTLALLEYQLLCLRPLLRPDSKVIVAGMVKNLPASVWKLLERLIGPTTTSLAVKKARLIFAQLDPAIPLPDNPYPSSYILENSAYRIYNHANVFSRDSLDIGSRFLLQHLPNNPDYHDFIDLGCGNGVIGLMLAAKQPQARLTFVDESYMALASARQNFTAALAERTADFVLDDCLSSFAPAAADCIICNPPFHQQHTIGDHIAWQMFKQAYRVLRPGGELRVIGNRHLNYPASLKKLYGNCQVLAGNDKFVIMRALKR, encoded by the coding sequence ATGGAAACCTGTTTAGAAGTACCGCAAGGCAGTTATCAATTGCAGCGCTTGCCGTTGCGTAAACTCGAGTTGCTGCAAGCCTGGGATGCTGCCGACTGTTATTTGCTGGAGCATCTGGCTGGCGCAGCACCGCCGCTGAATACGTCCATCGTTATTTTAAACGATAGCTTTGGTGCATTAGGTGTGGCGCTGCATGATTATTCGCCGCTAGCCAGCTCAGACTCTTATCTTTCCCAACAATCCAGCCGCCACAATCTGGTTTTAAATGGTCTGGCAGCAGAGCAATTGACTTTGTTAAGTAGTTTGGAAACACCAGCGGGCGAAATTGATTATCTTTTGATCAAAGTGCCGAAAACCCTGGCCTTGCTGGAATATCAATTGTTATGTCTGCGACCGCTGTTAAGACCAGATAGTAAAGTTATTGTCGCTGGTATGGTGAAAAACCTGCCGGCATCGGTCTGGAAACTGCTTGAGCGGCTGATCGGCCCCACCACCACTTCCTTGGCAGTAAAAAAAGCCCGTTTAATTTTTGCCCAGCTTGACCCGGCTATCCCGCTGCCGGATAACCCCTATCCGTCCAGCTACATACTTGAAAACAGCGCTTACCGGATTTACAACCACGCCAACGTATTTTCGCGTGATAGCCTGGATATCGGCAGCCGCTTTTTACTTCAGCATTTGCCCAATAATCCTGATTACCATGATTTCATCGATCTGGGTTGCGGTAATGGCGTGATCGGCTTGATGCTGGCGGCAAAGCAGCCCCAGGCCAGGCTGACTTTTGTGGATGAGTCCTATATGGCGCTGGCCAGCGCCCGGCAAAATTTTACGGCAGCACTTGCGGAAAGAACCGCCGATTTTGTGTTGGATGACTGCCTAAGCAGTTTTGCGCCGGCTGCCGCGGATTGTATTATTTGCAATCCGCCATTCCATCAGCAGCATACCATCGGTGATCACATCGCCTGGCAAATGTTCAAACAGGCCTATCGGGTGTTGCGTCCGGGGGGTGAGTTGCGCGTCATCGGTAACCGCCATCTCAATTATCCGGCCAGCCTGAAAAAATTGTACGGCAATTGTCAGGTGCTGGCCGGCAATGACAAGTTTGTAATTATGCGGGCATTAAAGCGTTAA
- the mltG gene encoding endolytic transglycosylase MltG, producing MGRSIVAFTILMVVGLLLVWGSMHNQLILKKSLITADTVFEIKKGDSLDSITRQLQAQHIDIHPLWFKLFAYRHHLGHLMKAGEYQLKKGATAADILQLFADGKTRQYAITFPEGWAFKQVFQAIKNNPNLQHTISDENLHVVMAAIGSDKNYPEGLFFPDTYFFEKNTSDVELLKRAHDKMQQVLATEWEKRDQAIPLENPYQALILASIVEKETAAREERKQIAGVFTRRLKKGMLLQTDPTVIYGMGDEYHGDIRLKDLRQPTPYNTYIIEGLPPTPIAMPGKEAIVAALHPDNNSESLYFVARGDGRHMFSSTLAEHEKYVDRYQR from the coding sequence ATGGGCAGAAGCATTGTGGCGTTTACCATCTTGATGGTGGTGGGCTTGCTGCTGGTCTGGGGCAGTATGCACAATCAGCTGATTTTAAAAAAATCGCTGATTACCGCCGATACTGTTTTTGAAATTAAAAAAGGCGATTCATTAGATTCCATTACCCGCCAGTTGCAAGCCCAGCATATTGATATTCATCCGCTGTGGTTTAAACTGTTTGCTTACCGGCATCATCTGGGTCATTTGATGAAAGCTGGAGAATATCAGCTCAAAAAAGGTGCAACTGCCGCCGATATTCTGCAATTATTTGCCGACGGTAAAACCCGTCAATATGCCATTACTTTTCCGGAAGGCTGGGCGTTTAAGCAGGTATTTCAAGCCATTAAAAATAACCCAAATCTGCAACATACCATTAGCGATGAAAATCTGCATGTGGTCATGGCGGCCATCGGTTCTGATAAAAACTATCCGGAAGGTTTGTTTTTTCCGGATACTTATTTCTTTGAAAAAAATACCAGTGATGTGGAATTGCTGAAACGCGCCCACGATAAAATGCAGCAGGTGCTGGCCACGGAGTGGGAAAAGCGCGATCAGGCCATCCCTTTGGAAAATCCTTATCAAGCCCTGATTCTGGCCTCGATTGTGGAAAAAGAAACCGCTGCCCGTGAAGAACGCAAACAGATAGCCGGGGTGTTTACCCGCCGCCTGAAAAAAGGTATGTTGCTGCAAACCGACCCTACCGTAATTTACGGCATGGGCGATGAATATCACGGCGATATCCGCCTGAAAGATTTGCGCCAGCCTACGCCGTATAATACCTATATCATTGAAGGCCTGCCGCCCACTCCCATCGCCATGCCCGGCAAAGAGGCCATAGTCGCGGCCCTGCACCCCGACAATAACAGCGAAAGCCTGTATTTTGTTGCCAGAGGCGATGGTCGTCACATGTTTTCCAGTACCTTGGCCGAACATGAAAAATACGTGGATCGTTACCAACGATGA
- a CDS encoding DNA polymerase III subunit delta' — protein MTQSFSQIYPWQQADWQHLQAYRHQQRIPQALLFSGPAGVGKRQLAEVFARLLLCQAPQQDLPCGVCPACELLQAQTHSDYLSLEPDAEGKVIGVDKIRQLIAKLALTPQYAGYRTVIIAPADRLNSAAANAFLKCLEEPPERSCFLLISDQPGLLPATVRSRCQKLQVQCPDPQLAMDWLAGQGVNADSGQLLKLAQGAPLLAKVYAEQNILQLRRDTFTGWLQVGQGKANLVQLAEQWHKYDTQTLDLILAWLSVWLADIVKLRHGADIANPDFAAELQSLAARLDLPAVYAHYDRVLRSKALLPTQLNRQLQAEQLLIDWRQLHG, from the coding sequence ATGACTCAGTCGTTTTCCCAAATTTATCCCTGGCAGCAGGCCGATTGGCAACATTTGCAAGCCTATCGGCATCAGCAGCGCATTCCGCAGGCCTTGTTGTTTTCTGGTCCTGCGGGTGTCGGTAAACGTCAGCTGGCAGAGGTTTTTGCTCGTCTGTTGCTGTGTCAGGCTCCGCAGCAAGACCTGCCATGTGGTGTCTGTCCGGCCTGCGAATTGCTGCAGGCGCAAACCCATTCGGATTATCTGAGTCTGGAACCCGATGCGGAAGGCAAGGTTATTGGGGTGGATAAGATTCGCCAGTTGATTGCCAAACTGGCTTTAACTCCGCAGTATGCCGGTTATCGTACCGTGATTATTGCTCCCGCCGATAGGCTGAACAGTGCTGCCGCTAATGCCTTTTTGAAATGTCTGGAAGAACCGCCGGAACGCAGCTGTTTTTTGTTGATCAGTGATCAACCGGGCTTATTACCAGCCACAGTGCGTAGTCGCTGTCAAAAACTGCAGGTTCAATGTCCAGATCCGCAATTGGCTATGGACTGGCTGGCTGGGCAAGGTGTCAATGCAGATAGCGGCCAATTGCTGAAGCTTGCTCAAGGTGCGCCCTTGTTAGCCAAGGTTTATGCCGAACAAAATATTTTGCAATTACGCCGTGATACCTTTACCGGCTGGCTGCAGGTTGGTCAGGGCAAAGCCAATTTAGTCCAACTGGCTGAACAATGGCATAAATATGATACCCAGACTCTGGATTTGATTCTGGCCTGGCTGAGTGTCTGGCTGGCTGATATTGTCAAGCTCAGGCATGGCGCCGATATAGCCAATCCGGATTTTGCTGCGGAATTGCAAAGCCTGGCCGCAAGGCTTGATTTGCCAGCGGTATATGCGCATTATGACAGGGTATTGCGCAGCAAGGCCTTGCTGCCGACTCAGTTAAACCGGCAATTGCAAGCCGAACAGTTATTGATAGACTGGCGGCAATTGCACGGCTGA
- a CDS encoding regulator, whose protein sequence is MSNYQFDDKTILWQTLGSFEHFQYSILDIDENHNTIDVIFKFAAHQQIVLHRHKALNKMLVIQGEHRLYTTDGQLKEIRPTGRYTSSPASEEPHREGGGNIDAIVLFSIRSEDELLYEILDDDLQIIATLTKTDLANLYQAQLNALMPA, encoded by the coding sequence ATGAGCAACTATCAATTTGACGACAAAACTATACTCTGGCAAACATTGGGCAGTTTTGAACATTTTCAATATTCTATTCTGGACATTGATGAAAATCACAATACCATTGATGTTATTTTCAAATTTGCGGCCCATCAGCAGATTGTGCTGCACCGCCACAAAGCCCTGAATAAAATGCTTGTGATCCAGGGCGAGCATCGTTTGTATACGACAGACGGTCAACTCAAGGAAATCCGGCCTACCGGCCGTTATACTTCCAGCCCAGCCAGCGAGGAGCCGCATCGGGAAGGCGGCGGTAATATAGATGCGATTGTGCTGTTCAGCATACGCAGTGAGGATGAGCTGTTATACGAAATTCTGGACGATGACTTGCAGATTATCGCCACACTGACCAAAACTGACTTGGCCAATCTTTATCAGGCCCAGCTTAACGCTTTAATGCCCGCATAA
- a CDS encoding MlaE family ABC transporter permease — protein MSSQPCQISGVSQGQLLTIVISGDWRLGVAKLPALTELLSQMRNDKQIRRVVFSSEGLQQWDSLLVTELIKLLDCASRQNLTVDKTTLPQAIQGLLTLVSAVPDRSDARRTARKLGGLAYIKLTITQAEQHLKQILIFMGTMAVSIASVVRGQTHFRTTDLWLYIQECGPAALPIISIISLLVGLILAFVGAHELSLFGAEIYVANLVSLGMTREMGGLMTAVIMSGRTGAAYAAQIGTMQVNEEIDALKTMNLEPMAFLVIPRMLALIFIMPLLCLYADLMGIIGGGLVTISLFDVSLLEYLDRSASAVRLSDFLIGFGKCAVFGVLIALSGCMRGMQCGRSASAVGDAATSAVVTCIVFIVIADSLITIICSRIGI, from the coding sequence ATGAGCAGCCAGCCGTGTCAAATCAGTGGAGTAAGCCAGGGCCAACTGCTGACCATTGTCATCAGCGGTGACTGGCGTTTGGGTGTGGCTAAACTTCCGGCATTGACGGAATTGCTTAGCCAGATGCGTAACGATAAACAGATACGCCGAGTGGTTTTTTCCAGCGAAGGTTTACAGCAGTGGGATAGTTTGCTGGTAACTGAGCTGATTAAATTACTGGATTGTGCCTCTCGACAGAATCTCACTGTTGATAAAACGACGCTGCCGCAGGCCATCCAAGGATTGTTGACACTGGTATCTGCGGTGCCGGATCGTAGCGACGCCCGCAGAACGGCGCGGAAGCTTGGCGGGCTAGCCTACATCAAGCTGACGATTACACAGGCTGAACAGCATCTCAAACAAATCCTGATTTTTATGGGAACCATGGCGGTCAGTATCGCTTCGGTAGTGCGCGGCCAAACTCATTTCCGCACTACTGATTTATGGCTGTATATCCAGGAATGCGGCCCGGCAGCCTTGCCGATTATTTCCATTATTAGCCTATTGGTTGGCCTGATTCTGGCTTTTGTCGGTGCCCACGAACTTTCGCTGTTTGGTGCGGAAATCTATGTTGCCAATTTGGTAAGCCTGGGTATGACTCGGGAAATGGGTGGACTGATGACGGCAGTGATTATGTCCGGCCGTACGGGTGCTGCATATGCCGCCCAGATTGGCACCATGCAGGTTAATGAAGAGATAGATGCCCTTAAGACCATGAATCTGGAGCCTATGGCTTTTTTGGTGATTCCGCGTATGTTGGCGCTGATTTTTATCATGCCCTTATTGTGCCTGTATGCAGATTTAATGGGTATCATCGGCGGTGGTTTAGTCACTATCAGTCTGTTTGATGTTTCCTTGCTGGAATACCTGGATCGTAGCGCTTCGGCAGTGCGTTTAAGTGATTTTTTGATCGGTTTCGGCAAATGTGCGGTGTTCGGTGTGCTGATTGCCCTTTCCGGCTGCATGCGCGGCATGCAATGTGGGCGTAGTGCTTCTGCGGTAGGCGATGCTGCTACCTCTGCGGTGGTAACCTGCATCGTTTTTATAGTAATTGCCGATTCGCTGATCACCATAATCTGTAGCCGTATCGGAATTTAA